A region from the Aegilops tauschii subsp. strangulata cultivar AL8/78 chromosome 5, Aet v6.0, whole genome shotgun sequence genome encodes:
- the LOC109737410 gene encoding uncharacterized protein: MAPKKTPKGKSGFFGVRQKPSGNWGVEFSDAGRRWWIGTYPSAHEAAHAYDVAVWRAKRPRSHLNFPEIESRAEAEMLVPQGINMKEITTKKKKTKKPSVVVIAGETDEEAMARFAREHPEYVQAEMEYYWMREAEQKKKGPKEDEAGPSTVIPIESSSEEDWEDFSEEEEEEGCDDPMKEEFWEQFRSSDEE, translated from the coding sequence ATGGCGCCAAAGAAGACACCGAAGGGCAAGTCGGGCTTCTTCGGCGTGAGGCAGAAGCCCTCCGGCAACTGGGGTGTGGAGTTCTCCGATGCCGGAAGGCGTTGGTGGATCGGCACGTACCCCTCCGCCCACGAGGCCGCGCATGCCTACGACGTGGCGGTGTGGCGTGCCAAGAGGCCTCGGTCGCACCTCAACTTTCCAGAGATCGAGAGTCGGGCGGAAGCGGAGATGCTAGTGCCGCAGGGCATCAACATGAAGGAGATCACGACGAaaaagaagaagacgaagaagccGTCGGTTGTCGTCATTGCTGGCGAGACTGATGAGGAGGCGATGGCGAGGTTTGCTCGGGAGCATCCGGAGTACGTCCAGGCTGAAATGGAGTACTACTGGATGCGTGAGGCGgagcagaagaagaaggggccGAAGGAGGATGAGGCCGGTCCCTCGACGGTGATCCCCATCGAGTCCTCTTCCGAGGAGGACTGGGAAGACttctcggaggaggaggaggaggaggggtgcGACGACCCGATGAAGGAGGAGTTCTGGGagcagttccgtagctccgatgaGGAGTAG